The genomic interval GCCAAGGCTGGCTGGGTGGACCACTACGGCTTTGATAGGCCAGCCGCCACGAGTGGCCGACAAACGACTCGGCCACTAGTCGGCTGGCCTCGCGCAGTTGCGCTTCGTACTGGCTGTTCTGCGCCATGCCCAAGGGAATACTGTGCGCGGTGAAGACAAGGAATGCCTTGGCACGTCGCTCGGTCGGGATCTGCTCGAGCGCCTGCGACACGCGTTCGCTCATGGTTTCGATAAACAGCGGATGATTGAAGAAGTTCCGCAGCCGATCGATCTGCGGCGCCTGGGAACCAACCTCGCATTGGGCGGCTTCGATGTTCTCCCGATATTGCCGGCAGCCCGAGTAGGAGCTGAAAGCCGACGTAAAGAACACCAGAGCGCGTCGGACACCTTCCGCCGCCATTTGACGCAAGGTGTCCGGCAATAGCGGATGCCAATTCCGATTGCCAAAGTAGATCGGCAACCGCGGGCCGTGGCGTTCGAACTCCCGGGCCAGCGCCCCGATGAGGGCTCGATTTTGCTCGTTGATCGGGCTCTTGCCGCCGAAATGATAGTAATGCTCAGCGACTGCCAGCAATCGGTCTCGCGGTACGTTTCGCCCGCGCGTGACATTCTCGAGGAATGGCAGCACATCGTCGGGCTGCTCAGGGCCGCCGAACGAGAGGACAAGTAAAGCGTCGTACGATTCTCGGGCCGTGTCTTGCAAGAGCCTCGTTCCTTTCGTGAAACGTATCCGTTACATCCGCGTTTAACTGCAAAATGCCGCCGAGGGATTATCGACAGCCGCACGAGCGTATTCAAGGCAGGACCGCCCGTCGCGTACCCAAGTATGGCTACGCCGTTGACATCCGCGCAGGCAAGCCGATGATCTTTGGTCAGGAGAGCCATGTCAGGGAGGATGCGGTCATTAACGACGTTTCATTACAGATCCTGAGGCGCACTGAACTGTGCCGAGGACTGAATACCGCCGAGATTCAAACGGTCGCTGACGCCGTGCGTCCGATTGCCGTGCCGGGGGGCGATCTCGTCTGCCGCCAGGGAGATACCGGCTACACGATGTACGTCGTGATACGCGGCC from Pirellulales bacterium carries:
- a CDS encoding ferrochelatase, whose product is MQDTARESYDALLVLSFGGPEQPDDVLPFLENVTRGRNVPRDRLLAVAEHYYHFGGKSPINEQNRALIGALAREFERHGPRLPIYFGNRNWHPLLPDTLRQMAAEGVRRALVFFTSAFSSYSGCRQYRENIEAAQCEVGSQAPQIDRLRNFFNHPLFIETMSERVSQALEQIPTERRAKAFLVFTAHSIPLGMAQNSQYEAQLREASRLVAESFVGHSWRLAYQSRSGPPSQPWLEPDIGDALRELAGQGIKDVVVVPIGFVSDHLEVLYDLDYEARQLSEELGLIMVRAGTAGDHPKFVAMIRELVLERVEPGHPRRAVGAFGPNHDVCPADCCLLPRR